From the genome of Schaalia dentiphila ATCC 17982, one region includes:
- the cysS gene encoding cysteine--tRNA ligase codes for MLHLYDSKSARVQPLTPVTPGKVGIYLCGATVQGSPHVGHLRAAVSFDTLIRWLRRSGYEVTYVRNVTDIDDKILHKSAEAGWDWWAWAYRFEREFTQAYETLGVQSPTYEPRATGHIPEQLDLVQRLIDAGHAYSDGHGNVYFDVHSQPDYGSLTRQRLADMRTTEDDAQIDEVVEAGKRDPRDFALWKVSKPSEPATASWDSPWGRGRPGWHLECSAMSRRYLGDEFDIHGGGIDLRFPHHENEQAQSHGAGWEFARLWVHNAWVTTKGEKMSKSLGNVLSIGALTEEYPAVAVRWALSTVHHRSAIEWGAETLPAAYAAWEKFSTFVARAIEAAGEAPASEIALAPADLPEAFVAAMDDDLNVAGALAVLHEHLKAGNAALAAGDQAAVYCEQVLVRSMLDVLGLDPASEQWRGQAGIGAGRSGAAAAEHSALDALVQAVLEERAAARAAKDWARADELRDRLAAAGVTVADGRDGATWSVG; via the coding sequence ATGCTTCACCTGTACGACTCGAAGAGCGCCCGCGTCCAGCCCCTGACACCGGTCACCCCCGGGAAGGTCGGCATCTACCTGTGCGGCGCCACCGTCCAGGGATCCCCCCACGTCGGCCACCTGCGCGCCGCCGTCTCCTTCGACACGCTGATCCGCTGGCTGCGCCGCAGCGGCTACGAGGTCACCTACGTCCGCAACGTCACCGACATCGACGACAAGATACTGCACAAGTCCGCCGAAGCCGGCTGGGACTGGTGGGCGTGGGCCTACCGCTTCGAGCGCGAGTTCACGCAGGCGTACGAGACCCTGGGTGTGCAGTCCCCCACCTACGAGCCGCGCGCCACCGGCCACATTCCCGAGCAGCTCGACCTCGTTCAGCGCCTCATCGACGCGGGCCACGCTTACAGCGACGGGCACGGGAATGTGTACTTCGACGTCCACTCCCAGCCCGACTACGGCTCGCTCACCCGGCAGCGCCTGGCCGACATGCGCACCACCGAAGACGACGCCCAGATCGACGAGGTCGTCGAAGCCGGCAAGCGCGACCCCCGCGACTTCGCCCTCTGGAAGGTCAGTAAGCCGTCTGAGCCGGCCACCGCCTCGTGGGACAGCCCGTGGGGACGCGGGCGACCCGGCTGGCACCTCGAGTGTTCCGCCATGTCGCGCCGCTACCTCGGCGACGAGTTCGACATCCACGGCGGCGGCATCGACCTGCGTTTCCCGCACCATGAGAACGAGCAGGCCCAGTCGCACGGCGCGGGCTGGGAGTTCGCGCGTCTGTGGGTCCATAACGCGTGGGTGACCACCAAGGGCGAGAAGATGTCCAAGTCGCTGGGCAACGTGCTGTCTATCGGTGCTCTCACCGAGGAGTATCCGGCCGTCGCCGTGCGTTGGGCGCTGTCCACCGTTCACCACCGCTCCGCCATCGAATGGGGCGCCGAGACGCTGCCCGCTGCGTACGCCGCCTGGGAGAAGTTCTCCACCTTTGTAGCTCGTGCCATTGAGGCCGCCGGTGAGGCTCCGGCCTCCGAGATTGCCCTGGCACCCGCCGACCTGCCCGAGGCCTTCGTCGCCGCCATGGACGACGACCTCAACGTCGCAGGCGCGCTCGCGGTCCTGCACGAGCACCTCAAGGCCGGCAACGCCGCGCTGGCTGCCGGGGACCAGGCCGCAGTCTACTGCGAGCAGGTCCTCGTTCGTTCCATGCTGGACGTGCTGGGCCTGGACCCCGCTTCTGAGCAGTGGCGCGGACAGGCAGGCATCGGCGCGGGAAGGAGCGGTGCTGCTGCCGCCGAGCACTCGGCGCTGGACGCGCTGGTCCAGGCCGTGCTGGAGGAACGAGCTGCTGCCCGCGCCGCCAAGGACTGGGCCCGCGCTGACGAGCTGCGCGACCGCCTGGCCGCCGCCGGCGTCACCGTCGCGGACGGCCGCGACGGCGCGACGTGGAGCGTTGGCTGA
- a CDS encoding adenylosuccinate synthase → MPAVIVLGAQWGDEGKGKATDQLGQHTDLVVKFNGGNNAGHTVVIDGEKYALHLLPAGILSEGVTPIIGNGVVVDLDVLFEELAEITERGVDCSRLLISSNAHIIPPYNRLMDQANERARGNNLIGTTGRGIGPTYADKMNRIGLRIQDLFHPEELRAKVEAALAPKNTIFEAVDIPTLDPNAVSDHLLSFADRIKPMLCDVSLVVNDALDRGDTVLFEGGQATMLDIDHGTYPFVTSSNPTAGGALTGSGVGPTRIDRVVGVAKAYTTRVGEGPFPTELDDEVGEALRTKGGEFGVTTGRPRRTGWFDAVIMRYSTRINGLTDICLTKLDVLSGYETIPVCVAYEVDGVRTQEMPLDQAGFEAAVPVYEELPGWSEDISQCRSFDELPQAAQDYIKRLEELSRCRIQSIGVGPGREATIVRYPLM, encoded by the coding sequence ATGCCCGCCGTCATCGTGCTCGGCGCCCAGTGGGGCGACGAAGGCAAAGGCAAGGCCACTGACCAGCTCGGCCAGCACACCGACCTCGTCGTGAAGTTCAACGGAGGCAACAACGCTGGCCACACCGTCGTTATTGACGGCGAAAAGTACGCGCTGCACCTCCTGCCCGCCGGAATCCTCTCCGAAGGCGTCACCCCCATCATCGGCAACGGCGTCGTTGTCGACCTGGACGTGCTCTTCGAGGAGCTCGCGGAAATCACCGAGCGCGGCGTCGACTGCTCGCGCCTGCTCATCTCCTCCAACGCGCACATCATCCCGCCCTACAACCGCCTCATGGATCAGGCGAACGAGCGTGCGCGCGGCAACAACCTCATCGGCACGACCGGCCGAGGCATCGGCCCCACCTACGCCGACAAGATGAACCGCATCGGCCTGCGCATCCAGGACCTCTTCCACCCCGAGGAGCTGCGCGCCAAGGTCGAGGCCGCCCTGGCCCCCAAGAACACTATTTTCGAGGCCGTGGACATCCCCACGCTCGATCCCAACGCGGTGTCGGACCACCTGCTGTCCTTCGCGGACCGCATCAAGCCGATGCTGTGCGACGTGTCCCTCGTCGTCAACGATGCGCTGGACCGCGGCGATACCGTCCTCTTCGAGGGTGGCCAGGCCACGATGCTCGACATCGACCACGGCACCTACCCCTTCGTGACCTCCTCCAACCCGACCGCGGGTGGCGCGCTCACCGGCTCCGGCGTCGGCCCGACTCGCATCGACCGCGTTGTCGGCGTGGCCAAGGCGTACACGACGCGCGTCGGCGAGGGACCGTTCCCCACGGAGCTGGACGACGAGGTCGGCGAGGCGCTGCGCACCAAGGGCGGCGAGTTCGGCGTGACCACGGGTCGCCCGCGCCGCACCGGCTGGTTCGATGCCGTCATCATGCGCTACTCCACGCGCATCAACGGCCTGACCGACATCTGCCTGACCAAGCTTGACGTGCTCTCCGGCTACGAGACGATCCCCGTGTGCGTGGCCTACGAGGTCGACGGCGTGCGCACTCAGGAAATGCCCCTCGATCAGGCCGGCTTCGAGGCCGCCGTGCCCGTGTACGAGGAGCTGCCTGGCTGGAGCGAGGACATCTCGCAGTGCCGTTCCTTCGATGAGCTGCCCCAGGCCGCCCAGGACTACATCAAGCGTCTGGAAGAGCTGTCGCGCTGCCGCATCCAGTCCATCGGCGTGGGCCCGGGCCGCGAGGCCACGATCGTGCGCTACCCGCTCATGTGA
- a CDS encoding CarD family transcriptional regulator, whose translation MSFEIGQTVVYPHHGAATIEEVMTRTIRGEERTYLKLRVNQGDLEIQVPAENVDMVGVRDIVDEDGLEEVLSVLRAPYIEEPTNWSRRFKANQEKIATGDIVKVAEVVRDLTRRDDLKKLSTGEKRMLTKARGILTSELALARNIEKSAAAERLDAVLAEGRIEVEEDAVEE comes from the coding sequence ATGTCGTTTGAAATCGGTCAGACGGTCGTCTACCCGCACCACGGCGCAGCCACGATCGAAGAGGTCATGACGCGCACCATTCGTGGTGAGGAGCGGACGTACCTGAAGCTGCGTGTGAATCAGGGTGATCTTGAGATTCAGGTCCCCGCCGAAAACGTCGACATGGTTGGCGTCCGCGACATCGTCGACGAGGACGGCCTCGAAGAGGTCCTCTCCGTCCTGCGTGCCCCCTACATCGAGGAGCCCACCAACTGGTCGCGCCGCTTCAAGGCGAACCAGGAGAAGATCGCCACCGGCGACATCGTGAAGGTCGCCGAGGTCGTGCGTGACCTGACCCGCCGCGACGACCTGAAGAAGCTGTCCACGGGCGAGAAGCGCATGCTGACGAAGGCCCGCGGAATCCTCACCTCCGAGCTGGCCCTGGCGCGCAACATTGAAAAGTCCGCCGCCGCCGAGCGCCTCGACGCCGTCCTGGCTGAGGGTCGCATCGAAGTCGAAGAAGATGCCGTCGAAGAGTGA
- a CDS encoding DUF456 domain-containing protein, giving the protein MSVLGTVIVGIVILIGVIGAVVQIWPSAPVVGGAILVWSWMTGTRAAWIIFAIVAVVLILGTVLKYVIPARGMNKAGIPQSTLVWGAVGGVVGWFIGLPLGLVLGMVAAIFLVEYLRSRDTASAWTATLHALKAFGWTIAIELIAALTSATLWGVGVALVAAGN; this is encoded by the coding sequence ATGAGCGTCCTTGGAACCGTCATCGTTGGCATCGTCATCCTCATCGGAGTGATCGGTGCGGTCGTACAGATCTGGCCCTCCGCACCCGTTGTCGGAGGCGCGATCCTCGTGTGGTCGTGGATGACCGGCACCCGCGCCGCGTGGATTATTTTCGCCATCGTGGCCGTCGTCCTCATTCTCGGCACCGTGCTCAAGTACGTGATCCCCGCCCGCGGCATGAACAAGGCGGGAATCCCCCAATCCACGCTCGTATGGGGCGCCGTCGGCGGCGTCGTCGGATGGTTCATCGGCCTGCCCCTTGGCCTCGTCCTGGGCATGGTCGCGGCGATTTTCCTCGTCGAATACCTGCGCAGCCGCGACACCGCCAGCGCGTGGACGGCCACCCTCCACGCCCTCAAGGCCTTCGGCTGGACGATCGCCATCGAGCTGATCGCCGCCCTCACGAGCGCCACCCTGTGGGGCGTCGGCGTCGCCCTGGTTGCCGCCGGAAACTGA
- the ispF gene encoding 2-C-methyl-D-erythritol 2,4-cyclodiphosphate synthase, whose translation MTDLRFRIGQAVDVHAFAAPDSPRPLMVACLEWPGERPLEGHSDADVAAHALCDAMLLATGLGELGTVFGVDRPEWAGASGRALLEEVRRMTAEAGWVLGNATVQVVGNRPRMAARLPEACAVMSEIAGGTVTVSATTSDHLGFTGRGEGVAALANALMVRAE comes from the coding sequence ATGACTGATCTGCGTTTCCGCATCGGCCAAGCGGTCGACGTCCACGCGTTCGCCGCCCCCGACTCGCCGCGCCCTCTGATGGTCGCGTGCCTGGAGTGGCCGGGCGAGCGGCCCCTCGAGGGGCATTCGGACGCGGACGTGGCCGCGCACGCCCTATGCGACGCGATGCTGCTGGCGACGGGCCTGGGCGAGCTCGGCACCGTGTTCGGCGTGGATCGCCCCGAGTGGGCGGGTGCTTCGGGGCGCGCGCTCCTTGAGGAGGTTCGCCGCATGACCGCCGAGGCCGGCTGGGTGCTCGGCAACGCGACCGTTCAGGTCGTGGGGAACCGGCCTCGTATGGCCGCACGACTGCCCGAGGCCTGCGCGGTCATGAGCGAGATCGCCGGGGGCACGGTCACCGTGTCAGCGACGACCTCGGATCACCTGGGTTTCACGGGACGAGGCGAGGGCGTGGCCGCGCTGGCGAACGCCCTCATGGTGCGTGCCGAGTAG
- a CDS encoding phosphoglyceromutase, whose protein sequence is MSYKLVLLRHGESEWNAKNLFTGWVDVPLSDKGRAEATHGGELLKEAGVKPDLLFTSMLRRAIMTANLALDAADRHWIPVERNWRLNERHYGALQGKNKKEIRDEYGEEQFMLWRRSFDVAPPAIEAGSEFSQDTDPRYAGEPVPMSECLKDVIARLLPYWDETIVPAIKTGKTVMIAAHGNSLRAIVKHLDEISDEDIAGVNIPTGIPLVYELDEETLKPIKKGGTYLDPEAEAKIAAVANQGK, encoded by the coding sequence ATGAGCTACAAACTGGTGCTGCTCCGCCACGGCGAGAGCGAATGGAATGCAAAGAACCTCTTCACCGGTTGGGTGGATGTTCCGCTGTCGGACAAGGGCCGCGCGGAGGCTACCCACGGTGGCGAGCTCCTCAAGGAAGCGGGCGTGAAGCCCGACCTCCTGTTCACGTCGATGCTGCGTCGCGCCATCATGACCGCGAACCTCGCCCTCGACGCTGCCGATCGCCACTGGATCCCCGTTGAGCGCAACTGGCGCCTCAACGAGCGTCACTACGGTGCGCTCCAGGGCAAGAACAAGAAGGAAATCCGCGACGAGTATGGCGAGGAGCAGTTCATGCTGTGGCGCCGTTCCTTCGACGTGGCCCCGCCTGCCATCGAGGCCGGCTCGGAGTTCTCGCAGGACACCGACCCACGCTACGCCGGCGAGCCCGTCCCCATGAGCGAGTGCCTCAAGGACGTCATCGCGCGTCTGCTGCCCTACTGGGATGAGACCATCGTTCCCGCGATCAAGACCGGCAAGACCGTCATGATCGCCGCGCACGGCAACTCCCTGCGCGCCATCGTCAAGCACCTGGATGAGATCTCCGACGAGGACATCGCCGGCGTCAACATCCCCACCGGCATTCCGCTGGTGTACGAGCTCGACGAGGAAACCCTCAAGCCCATCAAGAAGGGCGGCACCTACCTGGATCCCGAGGCTGAGGCGAAGATCGCCGCGGTCGCCAACCAGGGCAAGTGA
- a CDS encoding DUF1697 domain-containing protein — protein sequence MEYVALLRGINVGGKNKVVMSELRELIARAGFGHVRSYINSGNLLFEADTPVEDVAQMVEDILERNYDFPIRLAILTGEDYLAELADLPDWWHGEVARRDALFYTRGLDRSHVRERIEAMELGDEAVHFGEHAVFWGKFDDKEFLKTAYHKRLLREDFYRQVTIRSGATVEKIAAMLSQD from the coding sequence ATGGAGTACGTGGCTCTGCTGCGCGGCATCAACGTCGGCGGCAAGAACAAGGTCGTCATGAGCGAGCTGCGTGAGCTCATCGCGCGCGCGGGCTTTGGACACGTGCGCAGCTACATCAACAGCGGCAACCTCCTGTTCGAGGCCGACACCCCAGTTGAGGACGTGGCCCAGATGGTCGAAGACATCCTGGAAAGAAACTATGACTTTCCGATCCGTCTCGCGATTCTGACGGGGGAGGACTACCTCGCGGAACTGGCCGACCTGCCCGACTGGTGGCATGGCGAGGTCGCCCGGCGCGACGCCCTGTTTTACACGAGAGGCCTGGACCGCTCCCACGTGCGCGAGCGCATCGAGGCGATGGAACTGGGTGATGAGGCCGTACACTTCGGCGAGCACGCCGTGTTCTGGGGCAAGTTCGACGATAAAGAATTCCTGAAGACCGCCTACCACAAGCGCCTGCTGCGCGAGGACTTCTACCGCCAGGTGACGATCCGCTCGGGTGCGACGGTCGAGAAGATCGCGGCCATGCTGTCACAGGACTGA
- the ispD gene encoding 2-C-methyl-D-erythritol 4-phosphate cytidylyltransferase: protein MPSKSESCAVLTAAGSGSRLCCEGPKALVELSGRPLVWWAARGLRAGGVGAIVVTAPASSIEEFRSALSDIDDLTVVAGSDRSRQESVALGLAALGRCEADTVVLVHDAARPLTPPQVTERVIDAVAGGAGAVIPVLPVTDTLKTVDASGVVVGTPRRSDMVAVQTPQGFRWDVLIRAHEEGASLGADEARAATDDAGLVEAIGGSVQTVAGDERSMKVTRPLDLALAQILVAEETSA from the coding sequence ATGCCGTCGAAGAGTGAGTCCTGCGCGGTCCTGACGGCCGCCGGCTCCGGCTCTCGCCTCTGCTGCGAGGGGCCGAAAGCCCTCGTTGAACTCTCGGGTCGCCCCCTTGTCTGGTGGGCGGCCCGCGGCCTACGCGCCGGGGGAGTGGGGGCGATCGTCGTGACGGCCCCGGCCTCGTCCATCGAGGAATTTCGTAGCGCCCTGTCCGATATTGATGATCTGACCGTCGTCGCCGGCTCCGATCGCTCGCGTCAGGAGTCCGTGGCCCTCGGCCTGGCCGCGCTTGGCCGGTGCGAGGCGGACACGGTCGTCCTCGTGCACGACGCGGCGCGGCCCCTGACGCCCCCGCAGGTCACCGAGCGCGTCATCGACGCGGTTGCCGGCGGCGCGGGCGCGGTCATCCCCGTCCTGCCCGTCACCGACACCCTCAAGACCGTGGATGCCTCCGGCGTGGTCGTCGGCACGCCCCGCCGCTCCGACATGGTGGCCGTGCAGACCCCGCAGGGCTTCCGCTGGGACGTCCTCATTCGCGCGCACGAGGAGGGAGCCTCCCTGGGCGCGGACGAGGCCCGGGCGGCCACGGACGACGCCGGCCTCGTAGAGGCCATCGGCGGTTCCGTCCAGACCGTCGCGGGCGACGAACGCTCGATGAAGGTCACGCGCCCCCTCGACCTGGCGCTTGCGCAGATCCTGGTCGCCGAGGAGACGAGTGCCTAA
- the rlmB gene encoding 23S rRNA (guanosine(2251)-2'-O)-methyltransferase RlmB, producing the protein MASHSGRPGAIRKKGTKKGAQVGTGGHSRRRLEGKGPTPKAEDRTYHPAHKRKVKREAREAQEAAIARARAKSSIRVKPGHELIAGRNPVAEAARASVPIERVFVLDNVKDDRVEEVVRLASAMGAPVYEVTRRDLDVATDGAVHQGVAIEVRGYEYADASDLIAGSLQQLGHPLLVALDQVTDPHNLGAVLRSAGAFGADGVIIPERRSAGVNTTAWKVSAGAAARVPVARVTNLVRALEEAKQAGYFVVGLDGGGDAPLRGLSLADGPLVVVTGAEGAGLSRLVRETCDQIVSIPIASTVESLNAAVATGIALYEVASLRAQD; encoded by the coding sequence ATGGCCTCACACAGCGGGCGCCCCGGCGCCATCCGTAAGAAGGGCACCAAGAAGGGCGCGCAGGTCGGCACCGGCGGCCACTCGCGCCGCCGCCTCGAAGGCAAGGGTCCGACCCCCAAGGCCGAGGATCGCACCTACCATCCCGCCCACAAGCGCAAGGTCAAGCGCGAGGCCCGCGAGGCCCAGGAGGCCGCGATCGCGCGCGCCCGCGCCAAGTCGTCGATCCGCGTCAAGCCCGGCCACGAGCTGATCGCCGGCCGTAACCCGGTCGCCGAGGCCGCCCGCGCATCGGTCCCGATCGAGCGCGTATTCGTCCTCGACAACGTGAAGGACGACCGCGTGGAGGAGGTCGTGCGCCTCGCCTCGGCCATGGGTGCCCCCGTTTACGAGGTCACCCGCCGCGACCTGGATGTCGCGACCGACGGTGCCGTCCACCAGGGCGTCGCCATCGAGGTGCGCGGATACGAGTACGCCGACGCCTCGGATCTGATCGCGGGTTCTCTGCAGCAGCTGGGCCACCCGCTCCTCGTCGCCCTCGATCAGGTGACGGACCCCCACAACCTGGGCGCGGTCCTGCGCAGTGCGGGCGCGTTCGGTGCGGACGGCGTCATCATCCCCGAGCGTCGCAGCGCGGGTGTCAACACGACCGCATGGAAGGTGTCGGCCGGTGCGGCTGCCCGCGTGCCCGTGGCTCGCGTGACGAACCTCGTGCGCGCTCTCGAGGAGGCCAAGCAGGCTGGCTACTTCGTGGTCGGCCTGGACGGCGGAGGCGACGCGCCCCTGCGCGGCCTGTCGCTGGCGGATGGCCCCCTCGTCGTCGTGACCGGTGCCGAGGGCGCGGGCTTGTCCCGCCTCGTGCGTGAGACCTGCGATCAGATCGTGTCGATCCCGATCGCGTCGACCGTCGAGTCCCTCAACGCGGCCGTCGCCACGGGCATCGCCCTGTACGAGGTGGCCTCCCTGCGAGCGCAGGACTGA
- the thrC gene encoding threonine synthase has translation MRYISTRRGPNTPTRSFSDILLEGLAPDGGLYLPEEYPTLSQSDLDELRIVLREDGYAAMAAGIISLFVDDIGTDDLSAITARAYRTPAFSDPQIVPVDALEGADLHLAHLSNGPTAAFKDMAMQLLGELFEYELTRRGDWLTIVGATSGDTGSSAEYALRGRRGLSVVMLTPAGRMTAFQRAQMFSLLDENIVNVAVDGVFDDCQDLVKAVNMDADFKATWHVGAVNSINWARLLAQVCYYVATWLRVTEEGADASSTVSVVVPSGNFGNVCAAHIARQMGVPLGTLVVATNENDVLDEFFRTGVYRPRSSADTLATSSPSMDISKASNFERFIFDLLGRDGDATRALFDDALARDGYFDLSGTPEFASLRDTYGFTSGTSSHADRLAEIARTEKESGYLLDPHTADGVHVARALRSQIEGPLVVMETALPVKFAETIQEATGHLPPVPERFEGIEGREERVTPLANSAEDLKALIAARVRPGA, from the coding sequence GTGCGCTACATTTCGACCCGACGCGGCCCCAACACGCCCACCCGTTCCTTCAGTGACATCCTCCTGGAAGGCCTCGCCCCCGACGGCGGCCTCTACCTGCCCGAGGAATACCCGACGCTGTCGCAGTCCGACCTGGACGAGCTGCGCATCGTCCTGCGCGAGGACGGCTACGCGGCCATGGCCGCCGGCATCATCTCCCTCTTCGTCGATGACATCGGTACCGACGACCTGAGTGCGATCACGGCCCGCGCCTACCGCACCCCCGCTTTCTCCGACCCCCAGATCGTCCCCGTCGACGCCCTGGAGGGCGCCGACCTGCACCTCGCTCACCTCTCCAACGGCCCCACGGCCGCCTTCAAGGACATGGCGATGCAGCTCCTGGGCGAGCTCTTCGAATACGAGCTCACCCGCCGCGGCGACTGGCTGACCATCGTCGGCGCCACCTCCGGCGACACCGGCTCCTCCGCCGAATACGCGCTGCGCGGCCGACGTGGCCTCTCCGTCGTCATGCTCACGCCCGCCGGCCGCATGACCGCCTTCCAGCGAGCTCAAATGTTCTCCCTCCTCGACGAGAACATCGTCAACGTCGCCGTCGACGGCGTCTTCGACGACTGCCAGGACCTCGTCAAGGCCGTCAACATGGACGCCGACTTCAAGGCCACCTGGCACGTGGGCGCCGTCAACTCCATCAACTGGGCGCGCCTGCTTGCCCAGGTCTGCTACTACGTGGCCACCTGGCTGCGCGTCACCGAGGAAGGGGCCGACGCCTCGTCCACGGTCAGCGTCGTCGTGCCCTCGGGCAACTTCGGCAACGTGTGCGCCGCCCACATCGCCCGCCAGATGGGCGTGCCGCTCGGCACCCTCGTCGTCGCCACGAACGAGAACGACGTCCTCGACGAGTTCTTCCGCACCGGCGTCTACCGCCCCCGCTCCTCCGCGGACACGCTGGCCACCTCCAGCCCGTCCATGGACATCTCCAAGGCCTCGAACTTCGAGCGCTTCATCTTCGACCTGCTGGGCCGCGACGGTGACGCCACCCGCGCCCTCTTCGATGATGCCCTCGCGCGCGACGGCTACTTCGACCTGTCCGGCACACCCGAATTTGCCTCCCTGCGCGACACCTACGGCTTCACCTCCGGGACCTCCTCGCACGCGGACCGCCTCGCGGAGATCGCGCGCACGGAAAAGGAGAGCGGCTACCTTCTCGACCCGCACACGGCCGACGGCGTGCACGTCGCCCGCGCGCTCCGCTCACAGATCGAGGGCCCGCTTGTCGTCATGGAGACCGCCCTGCCCGTCAAGTTCGCCGAGACAATTCAGGAGGCCACCGGCCACCTCCCGCCCGTGCCCGAGCGCTTCGAAGGCATCGAAGGCCGCGAAGAGCGCGTCACGCCGCTGGCCAACTCCGCCGAGGACCTCAAGGCGCTGATCGCCGCGCGCGTGCGCCCCGGCGCCTGA
- a CDS encoding MFS transporter, whose translation MSTTPTTPHRVITRRVVDWAAWDWGSAAFNAVATTFVFTTYLTSDGVFTDAGTASTWLSNGMTIAGMFIALLAPITGQRADRRGRGGVWLGWFTGAVVVCMLAMYFVHPESVLGPQGALMLGIALLGLGNVFFEFASVNYNAMLNHLGEKEDRGKISGFGWAAGYIGGIVLLLILYVGLIGVNLLNVPTDAHLNIRISMVIAALWLGGFAIPVILHPPMPKKVQTGGDNESIIDSYKLLWRTVRTLKNEAPHTLFFLIASAVFRDGLAGVFTFGAVLAKTAFGFSASEVLIFAIAANVVAGLATVAFGWVDDKIGPKKVIILSLSAMVVAGFGVFFLHARGPAVFWSLGLVLCVFVGPTQSASRSFLSRIIPAGREGEVFGLYATTGRAVSFMAPAMYSLFLMLGKRMTPAGEDYTYWGVLGIMLILGVGLALTIPVKADRATLDHMEG comes from the coding sequence ATGAGCACAACGCCCACCACCCCACACCGCGTGATCACGCGCCGAGTCGTCGACTGGGCGGCCTGGGACTGGGGCAGCGCCGCCTTCAACGCGGTCGCCACAACCTTCGTGTTTACGACCTACCTGACCAGCGACGGCGTCTTCACCGACGCGGGTACGGCTTCGACCTGGCTCAGCAACGGCATGACGATCGCGGGCATGTTCATCGCCCTGCTGGCCCCCATCACCGGCCAGCGCGCCGATCGACGAGGCCGGGGCGGAGTCTGGCTCGGATGGTTCACAGGCGCGGTCGTTGTCTGCATGCTCGCCATGTACTTCGTGCACCCCGAGTCGGTCCTCGGTCCCCAGGGTGCCCTCATGCTGGGTATTGCGCTGCTCGGCCTGGGTAACGTGTTCTTCGAGTTCGCCTCGGTGAACTACAACGCGATGCTCAACCACCTGGGCGAGAAGGAAGACCGCGGCAAGATCTCCGGCTTCGGCTGGGCAGCCGGCTACATCGGCGGCATCGTCCTGCTGCTCATCCTCTACGTCGGCCTCATCGGCGTCAACCTGCTGAACGTACCCACCGACGCGCACCTGAACATCCGCATCTCCATGGTGATCGCCGCCCTGTGGCTCGGCGGCTTCGCGATCCCCGTCATCCTCCACCCGCCGATGCCCAAGAAGGTCCAGACCGGCGGCGACAACGAGTCGATCATCGACTCCTACAAGCTCCTGTGGCGCACGGTGCGCACCCTCAAGAACGAGGCCCCGCACACCCTCTTCTTCCTCATCGCCTCCGCCGTCTTCCGCGACGGCCTCGCCGGCGTCTTCACCTTCGGTGCCGTCCTGGCTAAGACCGCCTTCGGCTTCAGCGCCAGCGAGGTGTTGATCTTCGCAATCGCCGCCAATGTTGTCGCAGGCCTGGCGACCGTCGCCTTCGGCTGGGTCGACGACAAGATCGGCCCGAAGAAGGTCATCATCCTGTCCCTGAGTGCGATGGTCGTCGCCGGCTTCGGCGTCTTCTTCCTGCACGCCCGCGGCCCCGCCGTGTTCTGGAGCCTCGGCCTGGTCCTCTGCGTCTTCGTCGGCCCCACGCAGTCCGCGTCGCGTTCCTTCCTGTCGCGCATCATCCCCGCCGGCCGCGAGGGCGAGGTCTTCGGCCTCTACGCGACGACCGGCCGCGCCGTGTCCTTCATGGCTCCCGCCATGTACAGCCTCTTCCTCATGCTCGGCAAGCGTATGACGCCCGCCGGCGAGGACTACACCTACTGGGGCGTCCTCGGCATCATGCTGATCCTCGGCGTCGGCCTGGCCCTCACGATCCCCGTGAAGGCAGACCGCGCGACCCTGGACCACATGGAGGGCTGA